Proteins found in one Triticum aestivum cultivar Chinese Spring chromosome 4D, IWGSC CS RefSeq v2.1, whole genome shotgun sequence genomic segment:
- the LOC123098343 gene encoding membrane-associated progesterone-binding protein 4 has translation MALGARLLLGLALLAALIAVVLQLYRLRKPRLWTLEELSVYNGTDEGLPILLGILGSVFDVTKGRSHYGPGGGYHHFSGRDASRAFVSGNFTGDGLTDSLQGLSSMEVNSIVDWRKFYVERYIFAGKIVGRYYDSEGNPTKYLKGVEMKAKRGAQLLEKQKREEDKIPSCNSKWSEAEGGEVWCDTGYPRLVRRPGDIALTGQVSQRCACFQDGELGRPGLVVYEGCDYHSTSCIVK, from the exons ATGGCGCTCGGCGCCCGCCTCCTCCTGGGCCTCGCGCTGCTCGCGGCCCTTATCGCCGTCGTCCTCCAGCTCTACcgcctcaggaagccg AGGTTGTGGACACTGGAGGAGTTGTCGGTATACAATGGAACGGATGAGGGGTTGCCCATATTGCTTGGTATTTTGGG CTCTGTGTTTGATGTCACGAAAGGAAGGTCACATTATGGCCCTGGAGGAGGCTATCATCACTTTTCGGGCAG GGATGCATCACGAGCTTTTGTTTCTGGAAATTTTACAG GTGATGGGCTGACAGATTCTTTGCAGGGTTTATCTAGCATGGAG GTAAATAGCATTGTTGACTGGAGGAAATTTTACGTTGAGAGATACAT ATTTGCTGGTAAAATTGTTGGACGCTACTACGACAGCGAGGGCAATCCTACAAAATATCTGAAGGGTGTAGAGATGAAGGCAAAAAGAGGTGCTCAGCTTCTTGAGAAGCAGAAGAGGGAGGAAGATAAAATACCCAGCTGTAATTCAAAATGGAGCGAGGCAGAGGGTGGAGAA GTTTGGTGCGATACAGGGTACCCAAGGTTAGTGAGGAGGCCGGGCGACATAGCTCTGACGGGGCAGGTGAGCCAGCGGTGCGCCTGTTTCCAGGACGGGGAGCTCGGGCGGCCGGGGCTAGTGGTGTACGAAGGCTGTGATTACCACTCCACATCGTGCATAGtcaagtag
- the LOC123098344 gene encoding DNA repair protein UVH3, with product MGVHGLWGLLAPVGRRVSVETLAGKRLAVDASIWMVQFMRAMRDDKGDMVRDAHILGFLRRICKLLFLRARPVFVFDGATPALKRRTLAARRRNRDAAQAKVRKTAEKLLISHLKASRLEELAAQIKSDRAKHDAKGKQVESSRGEETEKTDGGQNRNDDGENSRGAAAPINQEKLDELLAASLAAEDEAGLTGKGEHNPASVPSQEGTGIDEDENDDDEEMIFPITTGDIDPAVLASLPPSMQLDLLVQMRERVMAENRQKYQKIKKEPAKFSELQIQSYLKTVAFRREIEEVRKGAAGKDVGGIQTSKIASEANREFIFSSSFTGDKQTLAQRGVEEQIVDSCKSKREISSAIFKSSPSSSSRSIKPHSGEPSTGFGPDVETYRDERGRVRVSRVRGMGIRMTRDIQRNLDFIKEHEQAKSMGQANIGKGSTSNEEPPDFPEHLFENDGLQSSVGLSEDFAETIGDNHHTSSLVGGSDDISEGSCHGSKETIEISFVDDQIGVKDNDDKLFLHLVSGTSSKLFADDDRLAKNTEESDNSEGIWEEGIIEEETLPMKVDEKDYQSSPPDNCCTDDEVEWEEGVCDVREVPSSEYNQCKLPKGDIEEEALIQEAIKRSLEDSEKQEFENGVPEDLKTPIEDKSLQSHDNVPKPSEAPATPYSHSEASFVEETIKETGIKNSSGEDGVMHDPEVLEAERKENEKQAQLESNDGRAASNTDYSQESSPVYNVSTSTLTARPSCSPKVQDNDAIVSATSIHECPKEEVIKQNTSNSHKSECNKNDPYIGDISMAAQKEPLMDELVAGDAVQKENIIQEDMNVTTSEINSTQLNENYDSHIISENNLEKEISFLRQEQLDLGNERRKLESHAESVSSEMFAECQELLQMFGLPYIIAPMEAEAQCAYMEINNLVDGVVTDDSDVFLFGARNVYKNIFDDRKYVETYLMKDIESELGLTREQLIRMALLLGSDYTEGISGIGIVNAIEVVHAFPEEDGLQQFREWIESPDPAILGKFDVETSGSSKRRKSGGNEFCEKRNSQEPECVEGSDNNQSSNETQHIKEVFMSNHRNVSKNWHIPTTFPSETVISAYISPQVDDSTERFSWGRPDLSLLRKLCWERFGWNKEKADELLLPVLKEYNKHETQLRMEAFYSFNERFAKIRSKRIQKAIKGITGKTFSETDELNEDSPSTSDAPNKKEAGRSSRAKPKGKRNTSVEPRNMGSQEDDKIGDPNSFADADQLVKEQRNATKKTASPSGRSRGRGRKKVNVRLETTIDEEDLEVQMSNLSADEDSHKRHIDKYKSEGMTVRRSNRKRNQVTYMEDDHEANENDVPLHQVDENDPSQTAADSDTAGRDTQSNLLHQDTSELNSDQMHVDPGTAEDLYEDPLGFELHEDQTDSAPKEYLFTGGGFCAEEDEQDTAVDRSGGETVDGTSDACEDIAGISDSGKSIGLSTPTGECAEDARMDARGASSSKRRNAGSGLFTIAKRRRK from the exons ATGGGCGTGCACGGGCTGTGGGGGCTGCTGGCCCCGGTGGGGCGGCGCGTGTCGGTGGAGACCCTGGCGGGGAAGCGGCTGGCGGTGGACGCCAGCATCTGGATGGTGCAGTTCATGCGGGCGATGCGGGACGACAAGGGCGACATGGTCCGCGACGCCCACATCCTCGGCTTCCTCCGCCGCATCTGCAAGCTCCTCTTCCTCCGGGCCCGCCCGGTCTTCGTCTTCGACGGCGCCACGCCGGCCCTCAAGCGCCGcaccctcgccgcccgccgccggaacCGCGACGCCGCGCAGGCCAAGGTCCGCAAGACCGCCGAGAAGCTCCTAATCTCCCAT CTCAAGGCAAGTAGGCTTGAAGAATTGGCAGCTCAAATCAAAAGTGACAGGGCTAAGCATGATGCTAAGGGCAAGCAAGTTGAGAGCAGTAGAGGAGAAGAAACTGAGAAAACAGATGGAGGTCAAAACCGAAATGACGATGGCGAGAACAGCAGGGGGGCAGCTGCACCAATCAACCAGGAAAAATTGGATGAACT GCTGGCAGCGTCACTTGCTGCAGAGGATGAGGCAGGTTTGACTGGCAAAGGGGAACACAATCCTGCAAGTGTTCCATCACAAGAAGGAACTGGCATTGACGAAGATGAGAACGACGATGATGAAGAGATGATATTT CCTATTACAACTGGTGACATTGATCCTGCTGTGTTAGCTTCTCTCCCTCCATCAATGCAGCTAGATCTACTTGTTCAG ATGAGGGAGAGGGTGATGGCTGAAAACAGGCAGAAgtaccaaaaaataaaaaag GAGCCTGCAAAATTTTCAGAGCTTCAAATACAGTCCTATCTGAAAACGGTTGCTTTTCGTCGAGAGATAGAAGAAGTTCGGAAGGGTGCTGCAGGTAAGGATGTTGGTGGCATCCAGACATCGAAAATAGCATCGGAAGCTAACAGAGAGTTCATTTTCTCATCATCATTCACTGGTGATAAACA GACGTTGGCACAAAGAGGTGTAGAGGAGCAGATTGTTGATAGCTGTAAATCAAAAAGGGAAATTAGTTCTGCTATCTTCAAATCCAGTCCCTCAAGTAGTTCTAGATCGATTAAACCTCACAGCGGTGAGCCTTCAACGGGTTTTGGGCCTGATGTTGAGACATATCGTGATGAGAGAGGAAGGGTTAGAGTAAGTAGGGTCAGAGGGATGGGAATTCGTATGACTCGTGATATTCAAAGGAATTTGGATTTTATCAAAGAGCACGAGCAGGCAAAAAGCATGGGACAGGCCAACATTGGCAAAGGATCAACTAGCAATGAAGAACCTCCAGATTTTCCGGAACATCTTTTTGAAAATGATGGGCTGCAAAGCTCTGTTGGTCTCAGTGAAGATTTTGCTGAAACTATCGGTGACAACCATCACACGTCGTCACTTGTAGGAGGATCTGATGATATTTCTGAGGGTTCCTGCCATGGAAGCAAAGAGACAATAGAGATATCTTTTGTGGATGATCAAATTGGAGTGAAGGACAACGATGACAAGCTGTTTTTGCATTTAGTTTCTGGAACTTCATCCAAGTTATTTGCTGATGATGATCGTTTGGCTAAAAATACAGAAGAATCTGACAACTCCGAGGGTATTTGGGAAGAAGGTATCATAGAAGAAGAAACACTTCCTATGAAGGTCGATGAGAAGGATTATCAATCATCACCTCCTGATAACTGTTGTACTGACGATGAGGTGGAATGGGAGGAAGGTGTCTGTGATGTTCGTGAAGTACCTTCTAGTGAATACAATCAGTGTAAATTACCAAAAGGGGATATAGAAGAAGAGGCTCTCATACAGGAAGCAATAAAGAGAAGTTTAGAGGATTCGGAGAAGCAGGAATTTGAAAATGGAGTCCCTGAAGATTTGAAAACACCTATTGAAGATAAATCTTTGCAGTCTCATGATAATGTTCCTAAACCATCTGAAGCTCCTGCTACACCTTATTCCCATTCTGAAGCTTCTTTTGTTGAAGAAACAATTAAAGAAACGGGAATAAAAAACAGTTCTGGTGAGGATGGTGTTATGCATGATCCTGAAGTGCTTGAAGctgaaagaaaagaaaatgaaaaacaagCTCAACTGGAGAGTAATGATGGACGAGCTGCTTCAAACACAGATTATTCGCAGGAGTCTTCTCCAGTGTATAATGTATCCACAAGTACTCTTACTGCAAGGCCATCTTGCAGCCCAAAGGTTCAGGACAACGATGCAATCGTGTCTGCAACCAGCATTCATGAATGCCCTAAAGAGGAAGTTATCAAGCAAAATACTTCAAATTCTCATAAATCAGAATGCAACAAAAATGATCCTTATATTGGAGATATCTCCATGGCGGCCCAGAAGGAACCTTTGATGGATGAATTGGTAGCCGGCGATGCCGTACAAAAGGAAAATATTATTCAGGAAGATATGAACGTTACCACTTCTGAGATCAATAGTACACAATTAAATGAGAATTATGATAGCCATATTATATCAGAAAATAATCTGGAGAAGGAAATATCTTTTCTTAGACAAGAACAGTTAGATCTCGGAAATGAAAGGCGAAAACTTGAAAGCCATGCAGAGTCTGTCAGCAGTGAGATGTTTGCTGAATGCCAG GAATTGCTCCAAATGTTCGGCTTGCCGTATATAATTGCACCAATGGAAGCTGAAGCTCAGTGTGCTTACATGGAAATTAACAACCTTGTTGATGGAGTTGTTACTGATGATTCAGATGTCTTCCTGTTTGGGGCAAGGAAtgtttataaaaatatatttgatGATAGGAAGTATGTGGAAACATACCTTATGAAG GACATCGAGTCGGAGCTTGGACTAACAAGGGAACAGTTAATTCGTATGGCTCTGCTTCTGGGGAGCGACTACACTGAAGGAATTAG TGGTATTGGCATTGTGAATGCTATTGAAGTTGTACATGCATTTCCTGAGGAAGATGGCCTCCAGCAGTTCAGAGAATGGATTGAATCACCGGATCCAGCGATATTGGGGAAATTTGATGTGGAAACCAGTGGCAGCTCAAAAAGAAGGAAATCTGGTGGAAATGAATTTTGTGAAAAACGAAATAGCCAGGAACCTGAATGTGTTGAAGGTTCTGATAATAACCAATCTTCTAATGAGACCCAACATATCAAGGAAGTATTTATGAGTAACCAT AGGAACGTGAGCAAGAACTGGCATATTCCTACCACTTTTCCTAGTGAGACAGTCATCAGTGCATACATTTCTCCCCAAGTGGATGATTCAACAGAACGTTTTTCCTGGGGAAGACCAGACTTAAGCTTGCTACGCAA GTTATGTTGGGAAAGGTTTGGCTGGAACAAGGAGAAAGCTGACGAACTGCTGCTTCCTGTTTTGAAAGAGTATAATAAGCATGAG ACTCAGCTGCGCATGGAGGCATTTTATTCATTCAATGAGAGATTTGCAAAAATACGTAGCAAAAGGATTCAGAAAGCTATCAAGGGTATTACAGGGAAAACTTTCTCAGaaacggatgaactcaatgaggaTAGTCCCAGTACTAGTGATGCACCCAACAAGAAAGAGGCAGGCCGCTCTAGCCGTGCTAAACCGAAAGGGAAAAGGAACACCAGTGTTGAACCTAGAAACATGGGAAGTCAAGAAGATGACAAAATTGGTGATCCTAATAGCTTTGCAGATGCGGATCAACTTGTGAAAGAACAGAGAAATGCCACTAAGAAGACCGCAAGCCCCTCAGGTCGTTCTAGAGGGAGAGGTCGAAAAAAGGTGAATGTTCGACTAGAGACTACTATAGATGAGGAAGATTTGGAAGTTCAAATGTCTAATTTGTCCGCGGATGAGGACTCACATAAAAGGCACATCGACAAATACAAATCAGAAGGAATGACAGTACGTAGG TCAAACCGGAAGAGGAATCAAGTAACTTACATGGAAGATGACCATGAAGCCAATGAAAATGATGTTCCCTTGCATCAAGTCGATGAAAATGACCCAAGCCAAACTGCCGCTGACAGTGACACAGCTGGACGAGACACACAATCCAATCTGCTCCATCAGGATACAAGTGAACTGAACAGCGACCAGATGCACGTGGACCCAGGCACTGCCGAAGATCTGTATGAAGATCCCTTGGGCTTTGAGCTACACGAGGACCAGACTGATTCTGCACCAAAAGAATACCTTTTCACTGGAGGTGGATTCTGTGCGGAGGAGGATGAACAAGATACAGCGGTTGATCGATCTGGCGGGGAAACAGTGGATGGAACAAGTGACGCCTGTGAGGATATCGCGGGGATTTCCGACAGCGGTAAAAGTATAGGCTTGTCGACGCCGACTGGAGAGTGTGCAGAGGATGCAAGGATGGACGCCCGGGGTGCATCTTCGTCGAAGCGACGCAATGCTGGCAGTGGTCTGTTCACGATCGCCAAACGTAGGAGAAAATAA